One Leptolyngbya sp. 'hensonii' genomic region harbors:
- a CDS encoding photosystem II manganese-stabilizing polypeptide: protein MRYRALIVAFLALCLGFLTACSGGSQAVGRESLTYDQIVGTGLANNCPQLSDITRGSIPLDSGKSYVLTNLCLQPTEFYVKEEGASKRAKAEFVPAKLMTRKTSTIDQVSGNLEIASGGVLKFTEQDGFDFQAITVQLPGGERVPFLFSIKGLVAQSQPGVTSVNASVDFEGEFRVPSYRTSNFLDPKGRGLTAGYDNAVALPAVADAEDLQKENIKRFDVGTGKIFLQVNKVDGATGELAGSFESIQPSETDMGSREPSEVKIRGLFYGRIEPAQA from the coding sequence ATGAGGTATCGCGCTCTTATCGTTGCATTCCTGGCTTTGTGCCTGGGATTTCTAACTGCCTGCAGCGGAGGCTCGCAAGCTGTTGGGAGAGAATCACTAACATATGATCAGATTGTAGGAACCGGTTTGGCAAACAACTGCCCCCAACTCAGTGATATTACTCGGGGTTCGATTCCACTTGACTCTGGTAAATCCTACGTTCTGACCAACCTGTGCCTGCAACCCACTGAGTTCTATGTGAAGGAGGAAGGAGCAAGCAAGCGGGCAAAGGCAGAATTCGTTCCAGCCAAGCTGATGACCCGGAAGACCTCCACGATCGATCAGGTCTCGGGTAATCTGGAAATTGCTTCTGGTGGTGTTCTGAAATTCACTGAGCAAGACGGTTTTGACTTCCAGGCCATCACGGTGCAACTGCCTGGTGGGGAGCGAGTTCCTTTCCTGTTCTCGATTAAAGGTCTGGTGGCCCAAAGCCAGCCTGGTGTAACCAGTGTTAACGCCTCTGTTGACTTTGAAGGTGAGTTTCGGGTTCCCTCATACCGGACTTCTAACTTCCTGGATCCTAAGGGACGGGGTCTGACGGCTGGCTATGACAACGCGGTTGCCCTGCCTGCCGTTGCAGATGCCGAAGACCTTCAGAAAGAAAATATCAAACGCTTTGATGTCGGTACAGGCAAGATTTTCCTCCAGGTGAATAAAGTAGACGGAGCCACTGGTGAACTAGCTGGTTCCTTCGAAAGTATTCAGCCTTCAGAAACTGATATGGGCTCTCGCGAACCCAGCGAAGTTAAGATTCGAGGTCTGTTCTACGGTCGCATTGAGCCCGCTCAAGCTTGA
- a CDS encoding EVE domain-containing protein: MSKSTSTPNYWLMKSEPAVYSITDLQRDGTTLWDGVRNYQARNYLRQMQPGDLVFFYHSNSNPPGIAGLMRVITPDVVDPTQFDAQSKYYDAKSTPEQPRWQTVQVEFVQVFPEIIPLEQLRQKFSAEELVVVRQGNRLSVLPVPESVAEKILALSD; this comes from the coding sequence ATGTCAAAGTCTACAAGCACACCGAATTACTGGCTCATGAAGTCAGAGCCAGCCGTTTATAGCATTACGGACCTCCAGAGAGACGGCACAACCCTCTGGGATGGAGTCCGGAACTACCAAGCTCGAAACTACCTCCGGCAGATGCAACCTGGGGATCTGGTCTTTTTCTACCACTCCAATTCCAATCCTCCCGGTATTGCAGGACTCATGCGAGTGATCACGCCAGATGTGGTGGACCCAACCCAATTTGATGCCCAAAGTAAGTATTACGACGCCAAATCAACCCCCGAACAGCCTCGCTGGCAAACCGTTCAAGTTGAATTTGTCCAGGTATTTCCAGAAATTATTCCTCTGGAACAGTTGCGTCAAAAGTTCAGTGCTGAAGAACTGGTTGTCGTGCGCCAGGGCAATCGCCTATCTGTCCTTCCAGTTCCTGAATCTGTAGCCGAAAAAATCCTGGCGCTCAGCGATTAA
- a CDS encoding pseudouridine synthase, with the protein MPRSNRYILFYKPYGVLTQFTDRRDPGSRPTLKDFIPVPKVYPVGRLDADSEGLLLLTDHGALQHWLTDPRYQHPRTYWVQVEHIPDETALEKLRQGINLSHQTRRAGVKQQRQTRSAQIQLLPEDPDLPPRDPPIRSRKSIPTAWLEIVLTEGLNRQVRRMTAAVGFPTLRLVRVAIAHLTLQGLAPGEWRDLTETERKSLLTRAIGSP; encoded by the coding sequence ATGCCGAGATCTAATCGCTATATCCTTTTTTACAAACCGTATGGGGTTCTGACCCAATTTACCGATCGCAGGGATCCAGGGTCTCGCCCAACCCTGAAGGACTTTATTCCGGTTCCCAAGGTCTACCCCGTCGGACGCCTGGATGCAGATAGCGAAGGATTGCTTCTGTTGACCGATCACGGGGCCCTACAGCATTGGCTGACCGATCCCCGATATCAGCATCCCCGCACCTATTGGGTCCAGGTAGAGCACATTCCTGACGAAACCGCCCTGGAAAAACTTCGGCAGGGGATTAACCTCTCCCACCAGACCCGGCGGGCAGGGGTGAAACAACAACGCCAGACCCGATCGGCCCAGATCCAGCTCCTCCCAGAAGACCCCGATCTACCCCCTCGAGATCCGCCGATCCGCTCTCGTAAAAGTATCCCGACAGCCTGGTTAGAAATCGTCTTAACTGAAGGGCTCAACCGCCAGGTGCGCCGTATGACGGCTGCGGTCGGCTTCCCCACCCTGCGACTGGTCCGGGTGGCGATCGCCCACCTGACCCTACAGGGGCTGGCCCCAGGAGAGTGGCGGGATCTGACTGAAACGGAACGCAAATCTCTGCTGACCCGAGCGATCGGGTCACCCTGA
- a CDS encoding aromatic ring-hydroxylating dioxygenase subunit alpha, whose protein sequence is MTIFNNWDVVAQGWYIACASRSLPREQARSVELCGQRLVVFRGVDGRVRALDAYCPHMGTDLGIGRVEGNQIRCFFHHWAFDETGQCQNIPCGEGIPPQAQVRAYAVTEQYGFIWVYPDQVAPEGLAEFDELRGHPIVCQADRAFERNCHHHICMMNGIDAQHLQTVHRLHVQMNLSLQQNQTGTIVDFTLHGQFPATTWREKMGRQVLGPTYTYAMRYAHGCLGLLTVMKNVRLVPPLHMIYAYTPVAPGRTRIQPIYVTRQRQGLGGWLVSQLLLGLTRLAYYLLRDEDGLIYDHIQFSPQALLPIDRPIVAYMQYVNRLEPSIWSRVPPRSAADRTQIPVNGQP, encoded by the coding sequence ATGACCATCTTTAACAATTGGGATGTGGTTGCTCAGGGCTGGTACATCGCCTGCGCCAGTCGATCGTTACCCCGTGAACAGGCCCGATCGGTAGAATTGTGCGGTCAACGGCTGGTGGTTTTCCGTGGGGTGGATGGGCGAGTTCGGGCGCTGGATGCCTATTGTCCTCATATGGGTACTGACCTGGGTATTGGTCGAGTGGAGGGAAACCAGATCCGATGTTTCTTTCACCACTGGGCCTTTGATGAGACGGGGCAATGTCAGAATATTCCCTGTGGAGAAGGAATTCCCCCCCAGGCCCAGGTGCGGGCCTACGCCGTGACCGAGCAGTATGGGTTTATCTGGGTGTATCCCGATCAGGTGGCCCCGGAAGGTCTGGCTGAGTTCGATGAGCTGCGCGGTCACCCGATCGTTTGCCAGGCTGATCGGGCTTTTGAGCGCAACTGTCACCACCATATCTGCATGATGAATGGCATTGATGCCCAGCATCTCCAGACGGTGCATCGCCTCCATGTACAGATGAATCTCTCCCTGCAGCAGAACCAGACTGGCACGATCGTGGACTTTACCCTGCACGGCCAGTTTCCAGCCACAACCTGGCGAGAAAAAATGGGTCGTCAGGTTCTGGGGCCGACTTACACCTACGCTATGCGCTATGCCCATGGGTGTCTGGGACTGTTAACCGTCATGAAAAATGTGCGCCTAGTGCCGCCTCTGCACATGATTTATGCCTATACGCCTGTGGCTCCTGGCAGAACCCGGATTCAACCCATTTATGTGACTCGACAGCGTCAGGGTCTGGGGGGATGGCTGGTCAGCCAGTTGCTCTTAGGACTGACCCGGCTGGCCTACTACCTGTTACGGGATGAAGATGGGCTGATTTACGACCATATCCAATTTTCTCCCCAAGCCCTGCTGCCCATCGATCGGCCGATCGTTGCCTATATGCAGTATGTGAATCGCCTGGAGCCTTCGATCTGGTCTAGAGTACCGCCCAGGTCTGCTGCAGATAGGACGCAGATACCGGTCAACGGTCAACCCTGA
- a CDS encoding diguanylate cyclase, producing MMGNLNHIEETPLILIADDDETIRVLLRRVMEQEGYRVAEASDGTTCLESFARLQPNIILLDARMPGIDGFSCCLQLQSLPGGDRTPILIVTSLEDRASVDQAFQAGASDFITKPIQIAVLRHRVRRLLKTGKVVDELRRQTEREQLLRTLLLRQMRESPSLDEVLNTTVSEVRHFLEADRVVIYKFSYSKDAVVVSEAVQPMLPSLQQTIAYANWFAEKRELYNRGHVVSTPDLNQADLPLSMIKFLQQAQVQAALEVPILLEDSLWGLLVAHQCTQPRQWFPFEIDALEQLAGQVALTIRHTILYENLHKLTQRLHLLATLDGLTQLANRRRFNEYLQQEWRRGAREQTHLSLILCDIDFFKGYNDSYGHQAGDECLKQVALAISQATRRPADLVARYGGEEFAVILPNTSVEGALYVAEEIRIKVKALGIQHDTSSVDRSITLSLGVAGIVPHHDTSPVTLITAADQALYRAKLEGRDRVVLQAHAEI from the coding sequence ATGATGGGCAATCTTAATCACATTGAAGAGACGCCGTTAATTCTGATTGCAGATGACGATGAAACGATCCGGGTTCTCCTCCGTCGGGTCATGGAGCAGGAAGGCTATCGGGTGGCAGAAGCATCGGACGGGACAACCTGCCTGGAAAGCTTTGCCCGGTTGCAGCCCAACATTATTTTGCTCGACGCCCGCATGCCAGGTATCGACGGCTTCTCCTGCTGCCTGCAATTACAATCCTTACCTGGGGGCGATCGGACCCCCATTTTAATTGTGACCAGCCTGGAAGATCGGGCTTCCGTAGACCAAGCCTTTCAGGCGGGTGCCAGTGACTTTATTACCAAGCCCATTCAAATTGCTGTCCTCCGACACCGAGTAAGGCGCTTGCTGAAAACCGGTAAGGTGGTTGACGAGTTACGTCGTCAGACGGAGCGGGAGCAATTGCTGCGGACGCTACTGCTCCGACAAATGCGCGAGTCGCCCAGTCTGGACGAGGTCCTGAATACAACTGTGTCAGAGGTTCGGCATTTTTTAGAGGCCGATCGGGTCGTGATCTACAAATTTAGCTATAGCAAGGATGCGGTCGTGGTTTCAGAAGCTGTGCAGCCGATGCTTCCGTCGCTGCAGCAAACGATCGCCTATGCTAACTGGTTCGCTGAGAAGCGAGAACTTTATAATCGGGGCCACGTTGTCAGTACACCTGACCTCAATCAGGCTGACCTCCCCCTCTCCATGATCAAGTTTCTCCAGCAGGCCCAGGTACAAGCAGCCCTGGAAGTTCCAATTTTGCTGGAAGATTCGCTCTGGGGGTTGCTGGTTGCACATCAATGTACCCAGCCCCGGCAGTGGTTCCCGTTTGAAATTGATGCCCTGGAGCAATTGGCTGGACAGGTCGCCCTCACGATCCGGCATACGATTCTCTATGAAAACTTACATAAGCTCACCCAGAGATTACATCTCCTGGCAACATTAGACGGTCTGACCCAGTTGGCCAACCGTCGCCGCTTCAATGAATACTTGCAACAGGAATGGAGACGGGGAGCCCGAGAGCAAACCCATCTGAGCCTGATTTTGTGCGACATTGATTTTTTTAAGGGGTATAACGACAGTTACGGTCACCAGGCTGGGGATGAGTGCTTGAAGCAGGTTGCGCTTGCCATCAGTCAGGCCACCCGGCGTCCGGCTGATCTGGTAGCCCGCTATGGGGGTGAAGAGTTCGCCGTCATTCTGCCCAATACCTCCGTGGAGGGAGCCCTGTATGTGGCTGAAGAAATTCGCATTAAGGTCAAAGCCCTGGGCATTCAGCATGACACCTCTTCGGTAGACCGATCGATTACCCTGAGTCTGGGGGTTGCCGGTATCGTTCCCCACCATGACACGTCCCCTGTCACCTTAATTACTGCCGCCGACCAGGCCCTGTACCGGGCTAAGTTGGAAGGGCGAGATCGGGTCGTCTTGCAAGCCCATGCCGAGATCTAA
- the era gene encoding GTPase Era, which translates to MELTPLIPTAPEGFRSGFIGIIGRPNVGKSTLMNHLVGQKIAITSPVAQTTRNRLRGILTTPTTQMIFVDTPGIHKPHHQLGRVLVQNARIAIQAVDLLLFVVDCSVAAGGGDRYIVELLQGTETPIVLGLNKADQQIQDRANPEMAGSAGHDLDQTYATLVEPYSWPLVKFSALTGLGLEELQQILSDRLDPGPYYYPPDLVTDQPERFIMGELIREQILLLTREEVPHSVAVVIDRVEEEPEITRILATICVERDSQKGILIGKGGSMLKTIGSAAREQMQKLIAGKVYLELFVKVQPKWRQSRSRLAELGYRVEEE; encoded by the coding sequence ATGGAACTAACACCGCTCATTCCTACCGCTCCAGAGGGTTTCCGATCGGGCTTCATTGGCATCATCGGTCGGCCCAATGTCGGTAAATCCACGTTGATGAATCATTTGGTGGGGCAGAAGATTGCCATCACATCGCCGGTAGCCCAGACCACCCGCAACCGTCTCCGGGGGATTCTAACCACGCCGACGACCCAGATGATTTTTGTGGACACCCCCGGAATCCACAAACCCCATCACCAACTAGGACGAGTTCTGGTTCAAAATGCTCGCATCGCCATTCAAGCTGTGGATCTTCTTTTATTTGTCGTGGATTGTTCCGTAGCTGCCGGTGGGGGAGATCGCTACATTGTCGAATTGCTGCAAGGGACGGAAACTCCGATCGTTTTGGGGCTGAATAAGGCCGATCAGCAGATCCAGGACAGGGCCAACCCTGAGATGGCAGGGTCAGCAGGCCATGACCTGGATCAGACCTATGCAACCCTGGTAGAACCTTATAGTTGGCCTCTCGTCAAGTTTTCAGCCTTGACCGGCTTAGGGTTGGAGGAATTACAACAGATTCTGAGCGATCGTTTGGACCCTGGTCCCTACTACTATCCCCCCGATCTGGTGACGGATCAGCCAGAGCGGTTCATCATGGGCGAACTGATTCGGGAGCAGATTCTACTCCTGACGCGGGAAGAAGTCCCCCATTCTGTCGCCGTTGTCATCGATCGGGTCGAAGAAGAACCGGAGATTACCAGAATTCTGGCCACCATCTGCGTCGAGCGGGATTCCCAAAAGGGAATTCTGATTGGCAAAGGAGGCAGCATGCTGAAGACGATCGGGAGCGCAGCACGGGAACAGATGCAAAAACTGATCGCCGGTAAAGTTTATCTGGAACTCTTCGTTAAAGTTCAACCTAAATGGCGGCAATCCCGCAGTCGATTAGCTGAGTTGGGCTATCGGGTCGAAGAAGAATAG
- the gshA gene encoding glutamate--cysteine ligase produces MLLTKGFEVEMYTGTPEGDIVGLSDKIVAALEGFVREPDSRNVEYTTPPLCRYERLLCALVRPRLHLRQYLQSLGNYTLLPGSTLSLGGSDRFYRSDPENPYHAYIEQTYGTKVVTASIHINIGISDPERLLQACRLVRVEAPLLLALSAASPFLDGQITGYHSTRWGLFPKTPAAVPLFESHTHFIRWTEAQLAAGTMQNVRHLWSSVRPNGDRRPYNLNRLELRICDLVTDPVSLLAITALLEARLQQMLADPGLDPLQKSTLPATTRADDLVALTEANEVAVAQSSLDASLRQWQDGRVISAREWIEQLYAEVWPVAKAQGFSCFLLPLKKILREGNEAQQWLQAQETLGSPQAAFIQAIQKMADRELELESEICQPLVA; encoded by the coding sequence GTGCTCCTGACCAAAGGCTTTGAAGTTGAGATGTACACTGGCACCCCAGAAGGGGACATCGTTGGGTTGTCTGACAAAATTGTGGCGGCCCTGGAAGGTTTTGTCCGGGAACCCGATAGCCGCAACGTAGAGTACACCACCCCACCCCTCTGCCGCTATGAACGCCTTCTGTGCGCTCTGGTACGGCCTCGCCTGCACCTGCGGCAATACCTGCAAAGTTTGGGAAACTATACCCTCCTGCCGGGCAGTACCCTTTCCCTGGGAGGCAGCGATCGTTTTTATCGCTCTGATCCTGAGAATCCTTACCATGCCTATATTGAGCAAACCTATGGCACCAAAGTGGTTACGGCCAGCATTCACATCAATATTGGTATCAGCGATCCAGAACGGCTTCTGCAAGCCTGCCGACTGGTCCGGGTTGAAGCTCCCTTGCTGCTGGCGTTGAGTGCAGCCTCTCCGTTTTTGGATGGCCAGATCACCGGATACCACTCCACCCGTTGGGGTCTTTTCCCCAAAACACCGGCTGCAGTCCCCTTGTTTGAAAGCCATACTCACTTTATTCGCTGGACTGAAGCTCAATTGGCAGCCGGAACGATGCAAAATGTACGCCACTTGTGGTCTTCTGTCCGCCCTAATGGCGATCGCCGCCCTTATAATCTCAACCGCCTAGAATTGAGAATTTGTGATCTGGTCACGGATCCCGTTTCTCTGCTAGCGATTACGGCACTCCTGGAGGCCCGGCTGCAACAAATGCTGGCCGATCCAGGATTGGACCCCCTTCAGAAATCAACCCTGCCCGCCACCACCCGAGCCGACGATCTGGTGGCACTGACTGAGGCCAACGAAGTTGCAGTTGCCCAGTCGAGCCTTGACGCTTCCCTGCGACAGTGGCAAGATGGCCGGGTCATTTCGGCCCGCGAATGGATTGAGCAACTCTATGCCGAAGTCTGGCCAGTTGCCAAAGCCCAGGGCTTCAGTTGCTTTCTGCTGCCACTCAAGAAAATTCTCCGGGAGGGCAACGAAGCCCAACAGTGGTTACAAGCCCAAGAGACCCTGGGTAGCCCCCAGGCCGCTTTTATCCAGGCGATTCAAAAAATGGCCGATCGGGAGCTAGAGTTGGAAAGCGAAATTTGTCAGCCACTCGTTGCATAA
- a CDS encoding tRNA (cytidine(34)-2'-O)-methyltransferase, with product MPQVVLVHPQIPPNTGNIARTCAATGTELHLVGPLGFEISDRYLKRAGLDYWPYVDLHYHESLELFHTYCQQRGGRWLGFTTVGNCNYVNFHYREDDWLLFGSETVGLPAWALAHCAETIRIPMTQAGVRSLNLSVSAALGLFEARRQLGHLT from the coding sequence ATGCCACAGGTTGTTCTGGTTCACCCCCAAATCCCACCCAATACCGGTAATATAGCCAGAACCTGCGCTGCTACTGGAACCGAACTACACCTAGTCGGGCCCTTGGGGTTTGAAATCAGCGATCGCTATTTAAAACGGGCAGGCTTAGACTATTGGCCTTATGTAGACCTGCATTATCACGAATCGTTAGAACTCTTCCACACATACTGCCAACAACGGGGAGGTCGATGGCTTGGATTTACGACCGTCGGCAATTGCAACTATGTCAATTTTCATTATCGAGAGGATGATTGGCTCTTGTTTGGGAGTGAAACCGTTGGCCTCCCAGCCTGGGCCTTGGCCCACTGTGCCGAAACCATCCGAATCCCCATGACTCAGGCGGGTGTTCGCAGCTTAAATCTCTCCGTCAGTGCGGCTTTGGGCTTATTTGAAGCTAGGCGGCAATTAGGTCACCTGACCTGA
- a CDS encoding ATP-binding protein, whose amino-acid sequence MSLQIKPSPKSDREPVPVTALSQAVGFSENSLQPGSLSTDTAKNLALDSTLQELTLCRFQIETDQVCREIAQVFDQDPLMPGVIVLESGNFFGMISRRRFLKHMSHPFGPDLFLRRPVRLLHEFISDTVLVLTGEESIIKAAEQALERPSKLLYEPIVVNLGSAGYGLLDMHQLLVAQSQIHQLTVQLLHEKTQAQLIQTEKMASLGQMVAGVAHEILNPINFIWGNIGYLSNYSQDLIELLSAYEEEQPTPSARVEEIKEAIELDFLLKDLPQVIDSVRLGSERLRKIVIGLKTFSHMDEVNRRVADLHECIDNTLLILNNRLKTGIEVVKHYGNLPPVSCYSGQLSQVFMNLLSNAIDALLEEWTARKEEQHDFPSEIDWQPQIVIRTTVLPAASDPSPEPKGWVVIHIADNGPGIPLEIQSRIFETFFTTKPVGKGTGLGLAISYQIVVEKHQGKLNFQSQPGSGTEFSIHLPL is encoded by the coding sequence ATGTCTTTACAGATTAAACCTTCCCCTAAGTCCGATCGTGAGCCAGTGCCTGTGACTGCCCTCTCTCAGGCCGTTGGGTTCTCAGAAAACAGCCTGCAACCAGGGTCTCTCTCAACAGATACGGCCAAAAACCTGGCTTTGGATTCCACCCTGCAAGAACTTACCCTTTGTCGATTCCAGATTGAGACCGATCAAGTCTGCCGAGAAATTGCCCAGGTTTTTGATCAGGATCCCCTGATGCCCGGTGTGATCGTACTGGAGTCAGGGAATTTCTTTGGGATGATTTCCCGGCGGCGCTTTCTGAAGCACATGAGCCATCCCTTTGGTCCGGATCTGTTTTTGAGAAGACCGGTGCGCCTACTCCATGAGTTTATCAGTGACACTGTATTAGTTCTGACCGGCGAGGAGTCTATTATAAAGGCGGCTGAGCAGGCTTTAGAACGCCCATCAAAATTGCTCTACGAGCCGATCGTGGTCAATCTGGGATCTGCCGGGTATGGTCTTCTGGACATGCATCAGCTTTTGGTAGCCCAATCCCAGATCCATCAGTTAACCGTTCAGTTACTGCATGAGAAAACCCAGGCCCAGTTGATTCAGACTGAGAAGATGGCTAGTTTGGGGCAGATGGTTGCCGGGGTGGCCCATGAAATCTTAAATCCGATTAACTTTATCTGGGGCAATATTGGGTACCTCTCAAACTACAGCCAGGATTTGATTGAACTTCTCTCGGCTTATGAAGAAGAACAGCCGACCCCCTCTGCCAGGGTAGAGGAGATCAAGGAGGCCATTGAATTGGATTTCCTGCTGAAAGATTTGCCTCAGGTGATTGATAGCGTCAGATTGGGCTCTGAGCGGTTGCGGAAGATTGTCATCGGTCTGAAGACGTTTTCCCATATGGACGAAGTCAATCGGCGAGTTGCTGACCTGCACGAGTGCATTGATAATACACTTCTGATTCTGAACAACCGGCTCAAAACTGGAATTGAGGTTGTGAAGCATTATGGTAACCTGCCCCCAGTAAGCTGCTATTCCGGGCAACTCAGTCAGGTTTTCATGAACCTGCTCAGCAATGCGATCGATGCTTTGTTGGAGGAATGGACAGCCAGAAAAGAGGAACAGCATGATTTTCCTTCCGAGATCGACTGGCAGCCTCAGATTGTCATCCGCACCACCGTTCTACCAGCAGCCTCCGATCCCTCCCCTGAGCCTAAAGGCTGGGTTGTGATTCATATTGCGGATAATGGGCCAGGCATTCCGCTAGAAATTCAGAGCCGGATCTTTGAAACCTTCTTTACCACCAAACCTGTGGGTAAAGGAACTGGGCTGGGCTTGGCTATCAGCTATCAGATTGTGGTAGAGAAACATCAGGGGAAACTCAATTTCCAATCACAACCGGGTTCAGGCACTGAGTTTTCGATTCATTTGCCGCTTTAG
- a CDS encoding ATP-binding protein: protein MALSDDFGATLIPPNRSEGSGQDFNLDSTLQELRLYAFEAETHCTSVEVLRVFEKYPLLPGVILTDQGQYQGMLSRQQLMEYLVRPHGMDLFLEAPITLLHSYARRDVLVLAGHTSILVAAQYALRRSSEYQGEPVVVKLDPMTYRLLDVHELNIAYWQIRGIETQVRYERMQVQMIQSDKMANLGRLVDGVAHEVLDPVSFIWGNLTYVSDYAQNLLYLLEAYEAHVPNPPIEIAALAEEIELDYIRKDLLRSFDSIKAGAERLTKLATSLQNFCHIDEVYPKPADLHESIDGILLLLKGRLASDIEVIKHYGDLPPVVCYIGQLSQVFMNIISNAVGTLLDQVVRQRIIADFNPTVAVPPEASELKPRIEITTQVLSIEPQTAGSSESRWVSVRIANNGPLISEDRQKQLREALSEERRAAKETSLSVSYQIITAKHGGKLKLRSPCYTIGTIATGTEFEILLPMI from the coding sequence ATGGCATTGTCTGATGACTTCGGTGCTACTCTCATTCCTCCAAACCGCTCTGAAGGCAGTGGTCAGGACTTCAACCTGGATTCTACGCTACAGGAATTGAGGTTGTATGCCTTTGAGGCTGAGACCCATTGCACCAGCGTTGAGGTGCTGCGGGTATTTGAGAAATATCCGCTCCTGCCAGGGGTCATCCTGACAGATCAAGGGCAATACCAGGGAATGTTGTCCCGTCAGCAGTTGATGGAATATCTGGTGCGTCCCCATGGGATGGACCTGTTCCTGGAAGCCCCGATCACATTGCTGCACAGTTATGCTCGCCGGGATGTGCTGGTGCTGGCTGGTCACACTTCGATTCTGGTTGCGGCCCAGTATGCACTCCGACGATCGTCCGAGTATCAGGGGGAGCCAGTAGTTGTGAAACTGGACCCGATGACCTATCGCCTGCTGGATGTGCATGAACTCAATATTGCCTACTGGCAAATCCGGGGGATCGAGACCCAGGTCCGTTATGAACGGATGCAGGTGCAGATGATCCAGAGCGACAAGATGGCGAATCTGGGTCGCCTAGTGGATGGGGTAGCTCATGAGGTTCTGGATCCAGTCAGCTTTATCTGGGGAAATTTGACCTATGTCAGCGATTATGCTCAGAATCTGCTGTACTTGCTGGAAGCCTATGAAGCTCATGTCCCTAATCCACCAATTGAGATCGCAGCATTAGCAGAGGAAATTGAGTTGGACTATATCCGAAAGGATCTGTTGCGATCGTTCGATAGCATTAAAGCGGGGGCTGAGCGTCTGACCAAACTGGCGACCAGCCTGCAAAATTTCTGCCATATTGATGAGGTCTACCCTAAGCCAGCCGATCTACATGAATCGATCGATGGGATTCTCCTCCTCCTAAAGGGTCGCTTGGCCAGTGATATTGAGGTGATTAAACACTATGGGGATCTGCCTCCTGTGGTGTGTTACATTGGCCAGCTCAGCCAGGTGTTCATGAACATTATCAGCAATGCTGTGGGCACATTGCTGGATCAGGTGGTGCGGCAGCGTATCATCGCAGACTTTAACCCGACGGTGGCAGTTCCCCCCGAGGCTTCAGAACTAAAGCCCCGCATTGAAATTACAACCCAGGTGCTCTCGATCGAACCCCAGACTGCCGGAAGTTCAGAGTCTCGTTGGGTCTCTGTGCGCATTGCCAATAACGGTCCGCTGATCTCGGAAGATCGACAGAAACAGCTCCGGGAAGCCCTCTCCGAAGAACGACGGGCAGCCAAAGAAACCAGCCTCTCCGTTAGCTACCAAATCATCACAGCCAAGCATGGGGGCAAGTTGAAGTTGCGATCGCCCTGTTACACGATCGGAACAATTGCAACCGGAACGGAATTTGAAATCTTGCTCCCCATGATTTAG